One window from the genome of Hyalangium ruber encodes:
- a CDS encoding DUF2378 family protein produces the protein MHVQSQATEMGAGLNTEAHLERNMALAMPDDTARGMFFNGALEVVRSLAGEEVARLCHQSTGERRKHVDFFRYPVASFLKLCLTAVRHVGPRLGGCEATLRWVGEQSSRDFLTSMAGKTVLVLAGGSVKRVLAQVPSSYRAAVSYGERTLVCDGQRGRMVIKHDFMPPAYHEGTLRGTLLAAGAKTIHVQGQSTGLLDSEYEFSWE, from the coding sequence ATGCACGTACAGAGTCAGGCCACGGAGATGGGAGCGGGCCTCAACACCGAGGCGCACCTCGAGCGGAACATGGCGCTCGCCATGCCCGATGACACCGCGCGGGGCATGTTCTTCAACGGCGCGCTGGAGGTGGTGCGCTCGTTGGCGGGGGAGGAGGTGGCGCGGCTGTGCCACCAGTCCACCGGGGAGCGCCGCAAGCACGTGGACTTCTTTCGCTACCCGGTGGCGAGCTTCCTGAAGCTGTGCCTGACGGCGGTGCGGCACGTGGGGCCGCGGCTCGGAGGTTGCGAGGCGACGCTGCGCTGGGTGGGGGAGCAGTCCTCGCGCGACTTCCTCACCTCGATGGCGGGCAAGACGGTGCTGGTGCTGGCGGGCGGCAGCGTGAAGCGCGTGCTCGCCCAGGTGCCCTCGAGCTACCGCGCCGCGGTGAGCTACGGCGAGCGGACGCTGGTGTGCGACGGGCAGCGGGGGCGCATGGTCATCAAGCACGACTTCATGCCGCCCGCCTACCACGAGGGCACGCTGCGCGGCACGCTGCTGGCGGCGGGGGCCAAGACGATCCACGTCCAGGGTCAGTCCACCGGGTTGCTCGACAGCGAATATGAGTTCTCCTGGGAGTAG
- a CDS encoding 3-oxoacyl-ACP synthase III family protein, which yields MPTVRFAGAGAFVPSRSISNERIAKAFPGWTAEHILEKTGILERRYLWEIDAQGNAIPPPDDDLPVYPATSTDMCEIALRRALTQAGVEGRELDALFVVTCTPDELNFNHDAMLLHRRLGCRSDTFALVVDDGCGGTPYIIDMASKMMESGRFKTVAVVASSLLSPQLNREVYTSEVVPAPGRKPLNAYLSAYVFGDGAGAVVLRADGEEGQGILRSMSGNAHSELVLRRGGGMMRLAHQGRARPGDMAFVVDGLKVAESYSIYMRRCIEGALAEHPALRSEVKRYYFHQPNKRLMDHFVQKVGLPAERVAMNVHHYGNTSAAGMLILLAEDLEAGRVRLGSGDLVMVAAVGANVHYGAQLVRL from the coding sequence ATGCCGACTGTCCGGTTTGCAGGAGCTGGCGCCTTCGTCCCATCCCGGTCCATCAGCAATGAGCGCATCGCCAAGGCGTTCCCGGGGTGGACTGCTGAACACATCCTGGAGAAGACCGGCATCCTCGAGCGGCGCTACCTGTGGGAGATCGACGCACAGGGTAATGCCATTCCGCCGCCGGACGATGACCTGCCGGTGTACCCGGCCACCAGCACGGACATGTGTGAAATCGCCCTGCGGCGGGCGCTGACGCAGGCGGGGGTGGAGGGGCGCGAGCTGGACGCGCTCTTCGTGGTGACGTGTACGCCGGACGAGCTGAACTTCAACCACGACGCCATGCTGCTGCACCGGCGCCTGGGGTGCCGCTCGGACACCTTCGCGCTGGTGGTGGACGATGGGTGCGGCGGCACGCCGTACATCATCGACATGGCCAGCAAGATGATGGAGAGCGGGCGCTTCAAGACGGTGGCGGTGGTGGCCTCCTCGCTGCTGTCGCCGCAGCTCAACCGCGAGGTGTACACCAGCGAGGTGGTGCCGGCGCCGGGCCGCAAGCCGCTCAACGCGTACCTGTCCGCGTACGTGTTCGGCGATGGGGCGGGCGCGGTGGTGCTGCGCGCCGACGGCGAGGAGGGCCAGGGCATCCTCCGGAGCATGTCCGGCAACGCGCACAGCGAGCTGGTGCTGCGGCGCGGGGGCGGGATGATGCGGCTGGCGCACCAGGGGCGCGCGCGCCCGGGGGACATGGCCTTCGTGGTGGATGGGCTGAAGGTGGCCGAGAGCTACTCCATCTACATGCGCCGCTGCATCGAGGGGGCGCTGGCCGAGCACCCGGCGCTGCGCTCCGAGGTGAAGCGCTATTACTTCCACCAGCCCAACAAGCGGCTGATGGATCACTTCGTCCAGAAGGTGGGCCTGCCGGCCGAGCGCGTGGCGATGAACGTCCACCACTACGGCAACACCTCCGCGGCGGGCATGTTGATCCTGCTCGCCGAGGACCTGGAGGCGGGCCGGGTGCGTCTGGGCAGCGGCGACCTGGTGATGGTGGCCGCCGTCGGCGCCAACGTCCATTACGGCGCGCAGTTGGTTCGGCTGTAG
- a CDS encoding MFS transporter: MSGQEGAARGLSAQRELWADASWRRWVLAVTCARLCATMMPFALLLAGEAALGSFAAGAWMTSVYSVGAAVAAPFRGRMMDRRRLPEAMRLPLLLLAGLCAAVAVACAVRAPLPVLLGLSLLMGVLPAGVFGAYRALLPSFLSPQKLAPAFAIDAVLIEVTWIAGPPLVGALALVHVSLTLGIISAGAVLATLASRLLPPREAPPASSPRAAGLALGPFVHGLPLLVYVAVVGAGVSWGAVDSALPPLLVQFGSRAEMWGALAALLSAASAVGGLVSASAARPASTSAAVWRSLLFLGLWGALLLPLGLTRGVVGAGGWLIAAGFFLAPLVGLLTYLLQQALPADRQAEGFSLYGACWSLGIGAGSALTAVLLEHASARAALALSGTVPLVLALVLALRVRPWLRAAASAPSPLNDARARAPGADAGASAP, encoded by the coding sequence GTGTCCGGGCAGGAAGGAGCCGCGCGCGGCCTGAGCGCCCAGCGCGAATTGTGGGCGGACGCGAGCTGGCGCCGCTGGGTGCTGGCCGTCACATGTGCCCGACTGTGCGCGACGATGATGCCCTTCGCGCTGCTGCTCGCGGGAGAGGCCGCATTGGGCTCGTTCGCCGCAGGCGCGTGGATGACGAGCGTGTATTCGGTGGGGGCCGCCGTGGCCGCGCCCTTCCGCGGGCGGATGATGGACCGCCGCCGCCTGCCCGAGGCGATGCGCCTTCCCCTGCTGCTGCTGGCGGGGCTGTGCGCCGCGGTGGCGGTGGCCTGCGCCGTCCGCGCGCCGCTGCCGGTGCTGCTGGGGCTCTCGCTGCTGATGGGCGTCCTCCCCGCAGGCGTGTTTGGCGCCTACCGTGCGCTGCTGCCCTCTTTCCTCTCCCCCCAGAAGCTGGCGCCCGCCTTCGCCATCGACGCGGTGCTCATCGAGGTGACGTGGATCGCCGGCCCGCCGCTGGTGGGTGCGCTGGCGCTCGTCCATGTCAGCCTCACGCTGGGCATCATCAGCGCGGGCGCGGTGCTGGCCACCCTGGCCAGCCGCCTGCTGCCTCCGCGTGAGGCGCCTCCGGCCTCCTCCCCGCGCGCCGCGGGCCTGGCGTTGGGGCCCTTCGTGCACGGGCTGCCGCTGCTGGTGTACGTGGCGGTGGTGGGCGCCGGGGTGAGCTGGGGCGCGGTGGACTCGGCGCTGCCGCCCTTGCTGGTGCAGTTCGGCTCGCGCGCGGAGATGTGGGGAGCGCTGGCGGCGCTGCTGTCGGCCGCGAGCGCGGTGGGAGGGCTGGTCTCGGCGAGCGCGGCGCGGCCCGCCTCCACCTCGGCCGCCGTGTGGCGCTCGCTGCTCTTCCTGGGGCTGTGGGGCGCCCTCCTCCTGCCCCTGGGGCTCACGCGCGGGGTGGTGGGCGCTGGGGGGTGGCTGATCGCCGCCGGCTTCTTCCTCGCGCCGCTGGTGGGGCTGCTCACCTATCTCTTGCAGCAGGCGCTGCCGGCGGACCGCCAGGCCGAGGGCTTCTCGCTGTACGGCGCCTGCTGGTCGCTGGGCATCGGCGCGGGCAGCGCGCTCACCGCGGTGCTGCTCGAGCACGCCAGCGCCCGGGCGGCGCTCGCGCTCTCGGGCACGGTGCCCCTGGTGTTGGCGCTGGTCCTGGCGCTCCGGGTGCGCCCCTGGTTGCGGGCCGCGGCCAGCGCCCCGTCGCCGCTCAACGACGCGCGGGCCCGCGCGCCCGGGGCGGATGCCGGGGCAAGCGCACCGTGA
- a CDS encoding sensor histidine kinase yields the protein MNPWVPVSEASEGRREGRAEATELSHGPRARDCIHLVLASLPIVLWSYDVQGVVTLSEGRGLQALGVQPGEVVGASIYELCAGHAELLGAIRRALQGESVAMELEYRGVWFDTRFIPERGPDGEVVSVAGMALDISERRRAEEELRESETRYRLATLATSDALWDWNIATNEVHWSENIHRILGMEQEEVDPALEWWVERVHPEDRERVLSGLLRFIDEGEAHWVDEYRFRRWDGSYIIVSDKGYAVRGANGRAYRMVGALEDITQRRVAEQEERRRADFEQLLIGIVSHDLRNPLNAISMAAALLLKQGELNEAPRRSVRRILSSAERATRMLRDLLDFTQARLGGGIPVKPRSLDLHELTRQVVEEVQQAHPQRQLVLEQSGDAQGEWDADRLAQLITNLVNNALTYGPQHCAVRIRTQGRKDAVTLSVHNLGAPIPTEMLPRLFQPLKRGEARGGGGSSHSIGLGLFIVKHIVDAHGGRISVYSTEANGTTFTVRLPRHPPRARGPARR from the coding sequence ATGAACCCGTGGGTCCCAGTGAGCGAGGCCTCCGAAGGCCGGCGAGAGGGCCGCGCGGAGGCGACGGAGCTCTCTCATGGGCCGCGGGCGCGAGACTGCATCCATCTGGTGCTCGCGTCCCTGCCCATCGTCCTCTGGTCCTATGACGTCCAAGGCGTGGTGACGTTGTCCGAGGGACGGGGGCTCCAGGCGCTCGGAGTACAGCCGGGAGAGGTGGTGGGCGCGTCAATCTATGAGCTGTGCGCGGGGCACGCGGAGCTGCTGGGGGCGATTCGGCGGGCCCTCCAGGGCGAGTCGGTCGCGATGGAGCTGGAGTACCGGGGCGTGTGGTTCGACACGCGCTTCATCCCCGAGCGTGGGCCGGACGGCGAGGTGGTGTCCGTCGCGGGCATGGCGCTGGACATCTCCGAGCGGCGGCGGGCCGAGGAGGAGCTGCGCGAGTCCGAGACGCGCTACCGCCTGGCCACCCTGGCCACCAGCGATGCCCTCTGGGACTGGAACATCGCCACCAACGAGGTGCATTGGAGCGAGAACATCCACCGCATCCTGGGCATGGAGCAGGAAGAGGTGGATCCCGCCCTGGAGTGGTGGGTCGAGCGCGTCCACCCCGAGGACCGCGAGCGCGTGCTGAGCGGCCTGCTCCGCTTCATCGACGAGGGCGAGGCCCACTGGGTGGACGAGTACCGCTTCCGGCGCTGGGACGGCTCGTACATCATCGTCAGCGACAAGGGCTACGCGGTGCGGGGCGCGAACGGTCGGGCCTACCGCATGGTGGGGGCCCTGGAGGACATCACCCAGCGCCGGGTGGCCGAGCAGGAGGAGCGGCGGCGCGCCGACTTCGAGCAGCTGCTCATCGGCATCGTCAGCCATGACCTTCGCAACCCCCTCAACGCCATCAGCATGGCCGCCGCGCTGCTGCTCAAGCAGGGCGAGCTGAACGAGGCGCCGCGCCGCTCCGTGCGCCGCATCCTCTCCAGCGCCGAGCGCGCCACGCGGATGCTGCGCGACCTGCTGGACTTCACCCAGGCGCGGCTGGGTGGGGGCATTCCGGTGAAGCCCCGGTCGTTGGACCTGCACGAGCTCACCCGCCAGGTGGTGGAAGAGGTGCAGCAGGCGCATCCGCAGCGCCAGCTCGTGCTGGAGCAGAGCGGCGACGCACAGGGCGAGTGGGACGCGGACCGGCTGGCGCAGCTCATCACCAACCTGGTGAACAACGCGCTCACGTATGGGCCGCAGCACTGCGCGGTGCGCATCCGCACGCAGGGCCGCAAGGACGCGGTGACGCTGTCCGTACACAACCTGGGTGCGCCCATTCCGACGGAGATGCTGCCCCGGCTCTTTCAGCCGCTCAAACGCGGCGAGGCGCGAGGGGGCGGCGGCAGCAGCCACTCCATCGGCCTGGGGCTCTTCATCGTCAAGCACATCGTCGACGCCCACGGGGGGCGCATCTCCGTGTACTCCACCGAGGCGAACGGGACGACGTTCACGGTGCGCTTGCCCCGGCATCCGCCCCGGGCGCGCGGGCCCGCGCGTCGTTGA
- a CDS encoding alpha/beta hydrolase, which translates to MGHVHIIRDFPSPQEGFNRTLRIYTPDGYDAQSEHRYPVLYMHDGQNVFAHPESALYDTWCTNRVLEGMVSEGRLEPWIIVAVDSGPGRLREYSPWEGPHGHQEGQGARYARFVVEELKPYVDRTYRTRSGAEWTGTMGSSLGGLISLYLGWKYPEVFGRIGALSPTVMWHQHKLFGEWTAHTQRWSRIYLDAGSTEHIDAGDVPLNYGEATREFYGHLKRLGYHDHEVILVLEPGGQHHERDWQRRLPFAMRWLLG; encoded by the coding sequence ATGGGCCACGTGCACATCATCCGCGACTTTCCCTCGCCCCAAGAGGGCTTCAACCGAACCCTTCGCATCTACACCCCGGACGGCTACGACGCGCAGAGTGAGCACCGCTACCCGGTGCTCTACATGCACGATGGGCAGAACGTGTTCGCCCACCCAGAGTCGGCGCTGTACGACACGTGGTGTACCAACCGGGTCCTCGAGGGCATGGTGTCCGAGGGCCGGCTGGAGCCGTGGATCATCGTCGCGGTGGACTCGGGGCCCGGCAGGCTCCGCGAGTACTCGCCGTGGGAGGGGCCGCACGGCCACCAGGAGGGACAGGGCGCACGGTACGCGCGCTTCGTGGTGGAGGAGCTCAAGCCCTACGTGGACCGCACCTACCGCACGCGCTCGGGCGCGGAGTGGACGGGGACGATGGGCTCGTCGCTGGGCGGCCTCATCTCCCTGTACCTGGGGTGGAAGTACCCGGAGGTGTTCGGGCGCATCGGCGCGCTGTCGCCCACGGTGATGTGGCATCAGCACAAGCTCTTCGGAGAGTGGACGGCGCATACCCAGCGCTGGAGCCGCATCTACCTGGATGCGGGCAGCACCGAGCACATCGACGCCGGCGACGTGCCGCTCAACTACGGGGAGGCCACCCGCGAGTTCTACGGGCACCTCAAGCGCCTGGGCTACCACGACCACGAGGTGATTCTGGTGCTGGAGCCGGGAGGGCAACACCATGAGCGGGACTGGCAGCGACGGCTGCCGTTCGCGATGCGCTGGCTGTTGGGGTAG
- a CDS encoding DUF2378 family protein, whose product MKARPLVKLEDRLIYTEVVEGLVRHGLGGQVSPRLRERLRHLGLDVDRPPPAFPVLAWQKCLHVIVEETFPGMPREEGFRRLAHRHVQGYGQTLIGKATLRVLRLLGPRRMVLRLPKVLSSTDNYTEGSAEERGPMEYTVSINSKQPLGYVEGLFESVLLACGAARPRVTLLEGSEEHSTFLLTWSEAP is encoded by the coding sequence GTGAAGGCGCGTCCTCTGGTGAAGCTCGAGGACCGCCTCATCTACACCGAGGTGGTGGAGGGGCTGGTGCGGCACGGGCTGGGAGGCCAGGTGTCGCCCCGGCTGCGCGAGCGGCTGCGGCACCTGGGGCTGGACGTGGACCGGCCGCCGCCCGCGTTCCCGGTGCTGGCGTGGCAGAAGTGCCTGCACGTCATCGTCGAGGAGACGTTCCCGGGAATGCCGCGGGAGGAGGGCTTCCGCCGGCTGGCCCATCGGCACGTGCAGGGCTACGGGCAGACGTTGATCGGCAAGGCCACGCTGCGGGTGCTGCGGCTGCTCGGGCCACGGCGCATGGTGCTGCGGCTACCGAAGGTGCTGTCCTCCACGGACAACTACACGGAGGGCTCGGCGGAAGAGCGCGGGCCGATGGAGTACACGGTGAGCATCAACTCGAAGCAGCCCCTGGGGTACGTCGAGGGCCTGTTCGAGAGCGTGCTGCTCGCCTGCGGCGCGGCGCGGCCCCGGGTGACGCTGCTGGAGGGCAGCGAGGAGCACAGCACGTTCCTGCTCACCTGGAGCGAGGCGCCCTGA
- a CDS encoding ATP-grasp domain-containing protein — MNFVFISPHFPPQYFHFITALRERGVNVLGIGDSPYEGLRQELRESLHEYFFTPNLNDYDALLRATGYLTWRHGRIGLIESLNESWLEMEARLREDFHVPGLLPADIQRLRTKSGMAGVFKDAGVPHPELERVQSASQVKAFAQRVGYPLVLKPDVGVGAAHTYKVSSDAEVDKALAQPPAIPYVAQAFVQGTIVTYDGLVDREGRILFTLSHEYSDGVMEVVTEKRDISFWSLKEIPAALDTLGRKAVAALGLRERWFHLEFFRLPDGRFMALEANLRPPGGFMTDMMNYACDMDVYRLWARVVTGDSVGDLRVTPKYHVCHVARRAGRSYRHSHEEVLRKLGPSLLMHTSNLPGVYQAAMGTQMYLTRHLDLEAMRQDVRFIQSTI; from the coding sequence ATGAACTTCGTCTTCATCTCCCCGCACTTTCCGCCGCAGTACTTCCACTTCATCACTGCCCTGCGTGAGCGGGGCGTGAACGTCCTCGGCATCGGCGACTCGCCCTACGAGGGGCTCCGTCAGGAGCTGCGCGAGTCGCTGCACGAGTATTTCTTCACCCCCAACCTCAACGACTACGACGCGCTGCTGCGCGCCACCGGCTACCTCACCTGGCGCCATGGCCGCATCGGCCTCATCGAGTCGCTCAACGAGTCCTGGCTGGAGATGGAGGCCCGCCTGCGCGAGGACTTCCACGTCCCCGGCCTTCTTCCGGCCGACATCCAGCGCCTGCGCACCAAGTCCGGCATGGCCGGCGTCTTCAAGGACGCGGGCGTGCCCCACCCCGAGCTGGAGCGCGTCCAGAGCGCCTCCCAGGTGAAGGCCTTCGCCCAGCGCGTCGGCTACCCCCTGGTCCTCAAGCCCGACGTGGGCGTGGGCGCCGCGCACACCTACAAGGTCAGCAGCGACGCCGAGGTGGACAAGGCCCTCGCCCAGCCTCCCGCCATCCCCTATGTGGCCCAGGCCTTCGTCCAGGGCACCATCGTCACCTATGACGGCCTCGTCGACCGAGAGGGCCGCATCCTCTTCACCCTCAGCCACGAGTACAGCGACGGGGTGATGGAGGTGGTGACCGAGAAGCGCGACATCTCCTTCTGGAGCCTCAAGGAGATTCCCGCCGCGCTCGACACGCTGGGCCGCAAGGCCGTGGCCGCGCTCGGCCTGCGCGAGCGCTGGTTCCACCTCGAGTTCTTCCGTCTACCGGATGGCCGCTTCATGGCGCTGGAGGCCAACCTGCGGCCCCCCGGCGGCTTCATGACGGACATGATGAACTACGCCTGCGACATGGACGTGTACCGGCTCTGGGCCCGCGTCGTCACCGGCGACTCCGTGGGCGACCTGCGCGTCACCCCCAAGTACCACGTGTGTCACGTCGCCCGGCGCGCCGGACGCTCCTACCGCCACAGCCACGAGGAGGTGCTGCGCAAGCTCGGGCCCTCGCTGCTGATGCACACCTCGAACCTGCCCGGCGTCTACCAGGCCGCCATGGGCACCCAGATGTACCTCACGCGCCACCTGGACCTGGAGGCCATGCGCCAGGACGTGCGCTTCATCCAGAGTACGATCTAG
- a CDS encoding AAA family ATPase has product MIRKVLFRKFKAYRSLDVELEPFTVLVGPNASGKTTLLEGLLLATDVASEEKNPPTNPMAFISPVIRTREGLLTRDATPPLEIGITGNWKGTEAELWLRGAVRKAENPKKEEWVFSISGKIDGQDFRPGLNPIQQRVDQKKLSMLRSELRSTAVLRFEPRRLAEPSYSEEEIPRVDSDGSGLAAVLAQLKLTDDEQFNAIESFLKQIVPTVQRIRVERAAVEQTALRTVALDEQQIKVPETRTLWGNRIVFDMVGAKGVPADTAGEGTLMALGLLAVVMGPSRPKLILLDDVELALHPMAQGKLIQVLRGLQSHNPELQIVATSHSPFILNHLDPKEVRMTFLSENGIARCEKLTAHPEFEKWKDLMSPGEFWSTVGENWLEKVGEASASE; this is encoded by the coding sequence ATGATCCGGAAAGTCTTGTTCCGTAAATTCAAGGCATATCGTTCCCTCGATGTGGAACTAGAGCCCTTCACTGTGCTGGTGGGCCCGAACGCTTCGGGCAAGACCACACTTCTAGAGGGGTTACTGCTTGCTACAGATGTTGCAAGTGAGGAGAAGAACCCCCCCACGAACCCGATGGCATTTATCTCGCCGGTTATTCGCACGAGAGAGGGGTTGCTTACACGTGATGCGACTCCGCCACTCGAAATAGGAATCACGGGAAATTGGAAGGGCACAGAAGCAGAACTCTGGCTCCGAGGAGCCGTGAGAAAAGCCGAAAACCCAAAGAAAGAGGAATGGGTTTTCTCGATTTCAGGCAAGATCGACGGCCAAGATTTTCGGCCAGGGTTAAATCCAATACAGCAGAGGGTAGATCAAAAAAAGCTCTCAATGCTGCGCAGTGAGTTGAGGTCAACCGCTGTTCTACGGTTCGAGCCAAGAAGACTCGCAGAACCCTCTTACAGCGAGGAAGAAATTCCACGCGTTGATAGCGATGGAAGTGGGCTTGCTGCTGTTCTAGCTCAACTTAAGCTTACCGACGATGAGCAGTTCAACGCCATTGAGAGCTTTTTGAAGCAAATAGTCCCGACGGTCCAAAGAATCCGTGTTGAGAGGGCGGCTGTTGAGCAAACAGCTCTAAGAACGGTAGCCCTCGATGAGCAGCAGATCAAGGTGCCTGAGACGCGCACTCTCTGGGGAAATCGGATTGTTTTCGATATGGTGGGGGCCAAGGGCGTTCCTGCGGATACTGCTGGGGAAGGCACTCTCATGGCACTAGGGCTCTTAGCGGTAGTGATGGGTCCTTCACGGCCGAAACTCATTCTTTTAGATGATGTGGAACTGGCGCTCCACCCTATGGCTCAGGGCAAGCTGATCCAAGTTCTTCGAGGGCTGCAATCCCACAATCCAGAATTGCAGATTGTTGCAACCAGCCACTCGCCTTTCATCTTGAACCACCTTGATCCGAAAGAGGTCAGGATGACGTTCCTCTCGGAGAATGGCATTGCTCGCTGCGAAAAGCTTACTGCCCATCCCGAGTTCGAGAAATGGAAGGACCTGATGAGCCCGGGTGAGTTTTGGAGCACCGTGGGCGAGAACTGGCTGGAGAAGGTGGGCGAAGCCAGTGCCAGCGAATGA
- the ettA gene encoding energy-dependent translational throttle protein EttA — translation MAQNFIFTMQDLRKVKGGKEILKGIYLSFFPGAKIGVIGPNGSGKSTLLRIMAGVDTEFFGVAKPDPSVRVGFLPQEPQLDASLDVKGNVELGLKEIRRLMDRFNEVSAKFAEPMSDAEMEKLLAEQGKLQDAIDAANGWELDRTIEMAMDALRLPPGDADVTKLSGGEKRRVALCRILLEKPDLLLLDEPTNHLDAESVAWLERALKEYKGTIVSITHDRYFLDNVAEWILELDRGEGVPWKGNYSSWLDQKQKRLELEEKSESHRQKTLKRELEWVRASPKARQAKSKARIAAYEELLNQTQDKRDATGEVTIPPGPKLGGLVVEAKGLRKAFGDRLLIDDLNFKLPPGGIVGVIGPNGAGKTTLFRMMTGVEKPDAGELRIGETVKLAYVDQSRDALNGDKSVFDEVSGGLDYIDLGRAGQMPSRAYLAGFAFKGQDQQKRVKDLSGGERNRVHLAKMLKSGGNLLLLDEPTNDLDVETLRSLEEALLSFAGCAVVISHDRWFLDRIATHILAFEGDSKAFFFEGNFEDYEADKKKRLGAEALEPHRIRYRPLTKS, via the coding sequence ATGGCCCAGAACTTCATCTTCACCATGCAGGACCTGCGCAAGGTCAAGGGCGGTAAGGAGATCCTCAAGGGCATCTACCTGTCCTTCTTCCCAGGCGCGAAGATCGGTGTCATCGGTCCCAACGGCTCGGGTAAGTCCACGCTGCTGCGCATCATGGCCGGCGTGGACACCGAGTTCTTCGGGGTGGCCAAGCCAGACCCCAGCGTGCGGGTGGGCTTCCTGCCGCAGGAGCCCCAGCTCGACGCCTCGCTGGACGTGAAGGGGAACGTGGAGCTGGGCCTCAAGGAGATTCGCCGGCTGATGGACCGCTTCAACGAGGTGTCGGCGAAGTTCGCCGAGCCCATGAGCGACGCGGAGATGGAGAAGCTGCTGGCCGAGCAGGGCAAGCTGCAGGACGCCATCGACGCGGCCAACGGCTGGGAGCTGGACCGCACCATCGAGATGGCGATGGACGCGCTGCGGCTGCCCCCGGGCGACGCGGACGTGACGAAGCTGTCGGGTGGTGAGAAGCGCCGCGTGGCGCTCTGCCGCATCCTGCTGGAGAAGCCGGACCTGCTGCTGCTGGACGAGCCCACCAACCACCTGGACGCCGAGAGCGTGGCGTGGCTGGAGCGCGCGCTCAAGGAGTACAAGGGCACCATCGTCAGCATCACCCACGACCGGTACTTCCTGGACAACGTGGCCGAGTGGATTCTGGAGCTGGACCGCGGCGAGGGCGTGCCCTGGAAGGGCAACTACTCCTCGTGGCTGGACCAGAAGCAGAAGCGGCTGGAGCTGGAGGAGAAGTCGGAGAGCCACCGCCAGAAGACGCTCAAGCGCGAGCTGGAGTGGGTGCGCGCCAGCCCCAAGGCGCGCCAGGCCAAGAGCAAGGCGCGTATCGCCGCGTACGAGGAGCTGCTCAACCAGACGCAGGACAAGCGCGACGCGACGGGCGAAGTCACCATTCCTCCCGGGCCCAAGCTGGGCGGGTTGGTGGTGGAGGCCAAGGGGCTGCGCAAGGCGTTCGGGGACCGGCTGCTCATCGACGACCTGAACTTCAAGCTGCCGCCCGGTGGCATCGTCGGCGTGATTGGTCCGAACGGCGCGGGCAAGACGACGCTGTTCCGGATGATGACGGGCGTGGAGAAGCCGGACGCGGGCGAGCTGCGCATCGGTGAGACGGTGAAGCTGGCCTACGTGGACCAGAGCCGCGACGCGCTCAATGGCGACAAGAGCGTGTTCGATGAGGTCAGCGGCGGGCTGGACTACATCGACCTGGGACGGGCGGGGCAGATGCCGAGCCGCGCGTACCTTGCGGGCTTCGCCTTCAAGGGACAGGACCAGCAGAAGCGGGTGAAGGACCTGTCGGGCGGCGAGCGCAACCGGGTCCACCTGGCGAAGATGCTCAAGAGCGGCGGCAACCTGCTGCTCCTGGACGAGCCGACCAACGACCTGGACGTGGAGACGCTGCGCAGCCTGGAGGAGGCGCTGCTGAGCTTCGCGGGCTGCGCGGTGGTCATCAGCCACGACCGCTGGTTCCTGGACCGCATCGCCACGCACATCCTGGCGTTCGAGGGAGACAGCAAGGCGTTCTTCTTCGAGGGCAACTTCGAGGACTACGAGGCGGACAAGAAGAAGCGACTGGGAGCCGAGGCGCTGGAGCCGCACCGCATCCGCTACCGCCCGCTGACGAAGAGCTGA
- a CDS encoding FHA domain-containing protein → MLYVRDLRALAARLTEPFFIKQVGPFALVQKPPRPVVEQMAMKMGAQSTMVATGPSLEAMQLAVLLRFDELLVATLPPLGSQDELTVGRLPSCELVINDPSVSKEHARLRWHGQAGACTVVDLGSMNGTLLNGHTLEAHKEFFVRDGDLVRFGDADFAYLTAKSLFERLHR, encoded by the coding sequence ATGCTCTACGTACGGGACTTACGGGCCCTGGCCGCCCGGCTCACCGAGCCGTTCTTCATCAAACAGGTTGGACCGTTCGCGCTCGTGCAGAAACCGCCGCGTCCGGTGGTGGAGCAGATGGCGATGAAGATGGGGGCCCAAAGCACCATGGTGGCTACAGGCCCGAGCCTGGAGGCCATGCAGCTGGCGGTGCTGCTGCGCTTCGACGAGCTGCTGGTGGCCACGCTGCCGCCGCTGGGCAGCCAGGACGAGCTGACAGTGGGACGGCTGCCGAGCTGCGAGCTGGTCATCAACGACCCGTCGGTCTCCAAGGAGCACGCGCGGCTGCGTTGGCATGGGCAGGCGGGGGCCTGCACGGTGGTGGACCTGGGCTCGATGAACGGCACCCTGCTCAACGGGCACACGCTCGAGGCGCACAAGGAGTTCTTCGTGCGGGATGGGGACCTGGTGCGCTTCGGGGACGCGGACTTCGCGTACCTGACGGCGAAGTCCCTTTTCGAGCGTTTGCACCGCTGA